One Drosophila subobscura isolate 14011-0131.10 chromosome U, UCBerk_Dsub_1.0, whole genome shotgun sequence DNA window includes the following coding sequences:
- the LOC117902314 gene encoding GTPase-activating protein CdGAPr, which produces MSEKVSTSLASQLHSHALATTDGSGAVAACHHASTTKDAHAPLQFEMDAPAAAISAQLNFKIMPADSLPGLSYQEMFASMNTSQISNASTEASSSCSPPLGLGLGQGLGLGLGVPMGPPPPKPSRQHMAVQPLTTSKSCRFPKLEECAHFHYERVQLGPLSVQLLDDKSEHMGSSIASQSIGGDLPHSSLRSFSPESCWFIIRVCPQRCEPFLIKRSFENMQLLDEMLHRCVYDRKISGLRNMAELAEELPSETDVEYAVGKYLERFSKIASDSLTCGTILTWLQLDNKGRRLPLADGETQRTINTPAVGAAYGVRRYQAQAPDEINIEVGDMISVIDMPSPAESIWWRGKKSHLQKSLYEVGFFPQSCVATIGDKVPRNFPMPAPLVGHLDASPTKPVLRKHGKLIAFFRSFILSRPSRRRLKQSGIYRERVFNCDLSEHLLNSGQDIPMVLRSCAEFIENYGVIDGIYRLSGITSNIQRLRRAFDEERVPDLGNPEMKQDIHAVSSLLKMYFRELPNPLCTYQLYDNFVEAIQVKADEADERLRLMKETVLKLPPPHYRTLKYLAEHLYKVSQHHERTGMTDKNLAIVWAPNLLRSPALESGGVAALRGVGVQAVVTEYLIRNCHNIFDALEDQRHSVMPVAVAVNPSGGELRLESLTDCESLLVEQREQDQSLGMVERPKSLSTGGAKLISLEEAQERHSRIEGGDLKHSLPISMLASGSNSCTANGAAAGNAATNIGSYIEVGGGPSSLPDKYHTVLSAPRSWQKRKPDKTPSWKSIFTRSQRQGNVDPSHKIIHETAGGKLDPVSSRVSFVQASHAHASKELSKHDKPKSIELLETTHEREPKPMELCIRSNSIDSLRTVGHSRSVSHDSYFDLLQSPQRGHMTTCPSRELSELGLNFDREEPEMRIFSESESLVSSPRVGKENVPPASGCATRRIMRARPEEFSSQTNSVNPSPKKQPRLNLLSPSSARTLPLPLPATSVAAASAAQPGTQHHCGHEPAGAENCCKRYKLEDQLCDIQFIDCGTPEHAPTVQQQFASVEVHPPPKPARAHVPGATSPASARYSYPSVQLGAKRKEQQAAKERFSYQGTFMQQGGKPEQPLPRAAVHGSSNNTVPMRTKPRVELPPDVTDSQGKLSVATPTTPQRSPRYSLLLCDTEESSENSSAVTTPQYDMEPLMRTSAMSGVSGVSSNMQQQLLMGGGSSHESLGQHFNNLQEMEARDMNALKRELSLDLQPLQPRLPTQPTNRAATLPVKEQLQAAASPNNSNFTDNTSQSVTPSEYGYQHLQRHLSMHSLLATEESSPVYEDFEQTPSNGLHKLVAATSPIKSTISITYKSPEKEKPLELKLLETNFDENIVYEQVKLFRNSVTEVNQMMLREQETRPPCLKQIEEEEHDVCASKAAEMTEQLLQLEKEQQQEQQQQHQQHLEEQQELLPEEDGQDESQLLYENIELRKPKTVYENLRGEEMKLNLEPDSKSISNINNDRIELDSLDSLPDNMEQEQEQEHELHTELQLAPLTLAVSVSKSPSFSVKELANKFESSPVEQLPSFDFSVRGGSMKKPNELSVPLSMPKAMPAPVPLKKLNNAQKITRSLDENAFVREFGGKQLQDLSLSKLPELPEMNNRRKSFDFTRPKTLNPPKRLPGMSITEEICQKRGGVGESEPIAITPTTENRISLIQNNVPKEQATTAAITPFLPPVGRKSVVTGVILDRERIEKIKEERRQQLTQKYHGDTLKSRSKTELNSTDDSNFPATESLRIKSKSRGDMHSLQKDMDMNLKQLSRVPGGGSESTLHTVPGDYVAQDRNGQQQQQQVQLGQHGQQRVRSISDEKNQNCDTNNGSGGGTTLLSVKTAAQKYGSHKATPSATASIASSSGVVRGPPPQPLPRERMPQRNSLAAESNASANNREKISPQFSIRDVTAMFESRSQNQ; this is translated from the exons ATGTCCGAGAAGGTGAGCACTTCCTTGGCCTCACAATTGCATTCCCATGCACTGGCCACAACCGATGGAAGTGgcgctgtggctgcctgccaccatGCCAGCACCACAAAGGATGCCCATGCACCGCTGCAATTCGAAATGGATGCCCCAGCGGCGGCAATTAGCGCACAgttaaatttcaaaataatgCCAGCGGATAGTCTGCCCGGTTTGAGCTACCAGGAAATGTTTGCTTCCATGAACACATCACAAATCAGCAATGCCTCAACAGAggcatcctccagctgcagtccaCCGctcggactgggactgggacagggactAGGACTGGGTTTGGGCGTGCCCATGGGGCCACCGCCACCAAAGCCCAGTCGTCAGCATATGGCTGTGCAACCGTTGACAACATCT AAATCCTGTCGCTTTCCCAAGCTGGAGGAGTGCGCACATTTTCATTACGAACGCGTGCAACTGGGACCGCTGTCGGTGCAACTGTTGGATGATAAATCCGAGCATATGGGCAGCAGCATAGCCTCCCAATCGATTGGCGGTGATCTGCCGCACAGTTCGCTGAGGAGCTTCTCGCCCGAGAGCTGTTGGTTCATCATACGCGTGTGTCCGCAACGCTGTGAGCCCTTTCTGATCAAGAGATCCTTCGAGAATATGCAACTGCTGGACGAAATGCTGCATCGTTGTGTCTACGATCGCAAGATCAGTGGGCTGCGGAACATGGCCGAGCTGGCCGAGGAGCTGCCGAGTGAAACGGATGTGGAGTATGCGGTGGGCAAGTACTTGGAGCGCTTCTCGAAGATCGCCTCCGATTCGCTTACCTGCGGCACCATTCTAAcctggctgcagctggacaaCAAGGGTCGCCGCCTGCCCCTGGCCGACGGCGAGACGCAGCGAACAATCAACACTCCGGCGGTGGGTGCAGCCTATGGCGTGCGGCGCTACCAGGCACAGGCCCCGGACGAAATAAACATCGAGGTGGGAGACATGATATCGGTGATCGATATGCCCAGTCCCGCTGAATCGATCTGGTGGCGTGGCAAGAAGTCACATCTGCAAAAGTCCCTCTACGAGGTGGGTTTCTTTCCGCAGTCGTGTGTGGCCACCATTGGGGACAAGGTGCCGAGGAATTTCCCCATGCCAGCGCCACTGGTGGGTCATCTGGATGCCTCACCCACCAAGCCCGTGCTGCGGAAACATGGCAAACTGATAGCCTTCTTTCGATCGTTTATACTATCGCGTCCATCGCGGCGTCGCCTCAAACAGAGCGGCATTTACCGCGAACGCGTCTTCAATTGCGATTTGTCGGAACATTTGCTGAACAGCGGCCAGGATATACCCATGGTGCTGCGTTCCTGTGCGGAATTCATAGAGAATTATGGCGTCATCGATGGCATCTATCGACTGTCGGGCATCACCTCGAACATACAGCGTCTGCGACGCGCCTTCGACGAAGAGCGCGTGCCAGATCTGGGCAACCCAGAGATGAAGCAGGACATACATGCCGTCAGTTCGCTGCTGAAAATGTACTTCCGTGAGCTGCCCAACCCCTTGTGCACGTACCAGTTGTATGACAATTTTGTGGAGGCCATTCAAGTGAAGGCTGACGAAGCTGATGAGCGTTTAAGGCTAATGAAGGAGACGGTGTtgaagctgccgccgccacactACAG AACCCTTAAGTATCTGGCTGAACATTTGTACAAGGTCTCACAGCATCACGAACGCACTGGCATGACGGACAAGAATTTGGCCATTGTTTGGGCGCCCAATTTGTTGCGTTCGCCCGCCCTCGAGTCTGGTGGAGTGGCTGCGCTGCGTGGCGTTGGTGTCCAGGCGGTGGTCACCGAGTACCTGATACGGAATTGCCATAACATATTCGATGCTCTGGAGGATCAGCGTCACAGTGTGATGcccgtggcagtggctgtgaaTCCCAGCGGTGGTGAGCTGCGCCTGGAGTCCCTCACCGACTGCGAGAGCTTGTTGGTGGAGCAACGCGAACAGGATCAATCCTTGGGCATGGTCGAGCGACCCAAGAGCCTGAGCACGGGCGGAGCAAAGCTCATCAGCCTGGAGGAGGCCCAGGAGCGGCACTCACGCATCGAGGGGGGTGACCTGAAGCATTCCCTGCCCATTAGCATGCTggcaagcggcagcaacagctgcaccGCTAATGGTGCTGCCGCTGGGAATGCGGCCACCAATATAGGCTCCTATATAGAGGTGGGCGGAGGTCCCTCGAGTCTCCCAGACAAGTACCACACAGTGCTGTCGGCGCCACGCAGCTGGCAGAAGCGCAAACCGGACAAGACGCCCTCCTGGAAGTCGATATTCACGCGCAGTCAGCGTCAGGGCAATGTCGATCCCAGCCACAAGATCATTCACGAAACGGCTGGCGGTAAATTGGATCCCGTGTCGTCACGCGTCAGCTTTGTGCAGGCCTCGCATGCGCATGCCAGCAAGGAGCTGTCGAAGCACGACAAACCCAAGTCCATAGAACTGCTGGAGACGACACACGAGCGCGAGCCCAAGCCCATGGAGCTGTGCATACGCTCCAATTCCATAGACAGCCTGCGGACGGTGGGTCACTCGCGCAGCGTCTCCCATGACTCGTACTTTGATCTGTTGCAATCGCCGCAGCGCGGGCACATGACCACCTGCCCCTCCCGGGAGCTCTCGGAGCTGGGACTCAATTTCGATCGCGAGGAGCCAGAGATGCGCATCTTCTCCGAGAGCGAATCGCTCGTGAGTTCGCCGCGTGTGGGCAAAGAGAATGTGCCCCCGGCCTCGGGCTGTGCCACTCGCAGGATTATGCGCGCCCGTCCCGAGGAGTTTTCCAGTCAGACAAACAGCGTGAATCCGAGTCCCAAGAAGCAGCCGCGTCTCAATCTATTGTCTCCCTCGTCAGCCAGGActttgcctctgccattgccagcTACGTCTGTGGCGGCGGCTTCAGCGGCACAACCGGGCACGCAGCACCATTGCGGCCATGAGCCAGCGGGCGCGGAGAACTGCTGCAAGCGCTACAAGCTGGAGGATCAGCTGTGCGATATACAATTCATTGATTGCGGCACGCCCGAGCATGCGCCGacggtgcagcagcagttcgccAGCGTGGAAGTGCATCCGCCACCAAAGCCCGCCCGTGCGCATGTGCCAGGAGCCACGTCGCCTGCTTCGGCGCGTTATAGCTATCCCTCAGTGCAGTTGGGCGCCAAgcgcaaggagcagcaggcggccaagGAGAGATTCAGCTATCAGGGCACGTTCATGCAACAAGGCGGAAAGCCAGAGCAACCACTGCCCCGAGCAGCAGTGCA cggcagcagcaacaacacggTACCCATGCGCACCAAGCCGCGAGTGGAGTTGCCGCCAGATGTCACCGATTCGCAGGGCAAGCTGTCCGTGGCTACACCCACAACGCCTCAACGGAGTCCACGCTacagcctgctgctgtgcgacACAGAGGAAAGCTCCGAGAACAGTTCGGCTGTGACCACACCGCAATACGACATGGAGCCACTAATGCGCACCTCTGCCATGTCGGGCGTTTCGGGGGTGTCCTCgaatatgcagcagcagctgctaaTGGGAGGCGGCAGCTCGCATGAGAGTCTGGGACAGCAT TTTAACAATCTGCAGGAGATGGAAGCGCGTGATATGAATGCCCTGAAGAGAGAGTTATCTTTGGATTTGCAACCGCTGCAGCCACGTCTGCCCACGCAGCCCACAAATCGTGCGGCCACATTGCCAGTGAAGGAGCAACTGCAGGCCGCTGCCTCGCCCAACAATTCCAATTTCACGGACAACACTAGTCAGTCGGTCACGCCCAGCGAGTACGGCTACCAGCATTTGCAGCGGCATCTCAGCATGCactcgctgctggccacagAGGAGAGTTCGCCGGTGTACGAGGACTTTGAGCAGACGCCCAGCAATGGGCTGCACAAGCTGGTGGCTGCCACGAGTCCGATTAAGTCAACCATAAGCATCACATACAAGTCTccggagaaggagaagcccctggagctgaagctgctggagaCCAACTTTGATGAGAATATAGTGTACGAGCAGGTGAAGCTCTTTCGCAATTCGGTGACGGAGGTCAATCAGATGATGCTGCGAGAGCAAGAGACGCGGCCACCGTGCCTCAAGCAGATCGAGGAGGAAGAGCACGATGTGTGTGCCAGCAAGGCGGCAGAAATGACGGaacagctgctgcaattggaaaaggaacagcagcaggagcaacagcaacagcatcagcagcacttGGAGGAGCAACAGGAACTTCTGCCCGAAGAAGATGGGCAGGATGAATCGCAGTTGCTGTACGAAAATATTGAGCtacgaaaaccgaaaacagtCTACGAGAATCTACGTGGCGAGGAAATGAAACTGAATCTAGAGCCAGACTCAAAATCcatcagcaacatcaacaatgATCGAATCGAATTGGATAGCCTCGACAGTTTGCCCGACAacatggagcaggagcaggaacaggaacacGAACTGCACACAGAACTCCAGCTGGCACCGCTAACACTGGCAGTCTCAGTCAGCAAGTCCCCATCGTTCAGTGTCAAAgagttggccaacaaattcGAGAGTTCACCCGTCGAACAGCTGCCCAGCTTTGACTTTTCGGTGCGCGGTGGCTCCATGAAGAAGCCAAATGAATTGAGTGTGCCGCTGTCCATGCCCAAGGCGATGCCCGCACCTGTGCCGCTCAAGAAGCTGAACAATGCACAGAAGATTACTCGTTCGCTGGACGAGAATGCGTTTGTGCGTGAGTTTGGGGGCAAACAGCTGCAGGACTTATCGCTGAGCAAGCTGCCGGAGCTGCCAGAGATGAACAATCGCCGCAAGAGCTTCGATTTTACGCGTCCCAAGACATTGAATCCACCCAAACGGCTGCCGGGCATGAGCATCACCGAGGAGATTTGTCAGAAGCGTGGCGGTGTCGGGGAATCCGAACCGATAGCCATCACTCCCACAACAGAGAATCGCATTTCGCTCATACAGAATAATGTACCCAAAGAgcaggcaacaacagcggctATTACGCCGTTCCTTCCACCTGTCGGCCGAAAGAGTGTGGTCACTGGCGTGATACTCGATCGCGAACGCATCGAGAAGATCAAAGAGGAGCGACGGCAGCAGTTGACACAGAAATACCATGGCGATACGTTAAAGTCGCGCTCCAAAACGGAGCTCAACTCCACGGACGACAGCAATTTCCCCGCCACAGAGTCGTTGCGCATAAAGTCCAAGTCACGCGGCGATATGCACTCATTGCAGAAGGATATGGACATGAATCTGAAGCAGCTGTCGCGTGTACCAGGCGGTGGCTCTGAGAGCACACTACACACAGTGCCCGGCGACTATGTGGCGCAGGACAGaaatggacagcagcagcagcagcaggtacaGCTTGGACAACATGGACAGCAGCGTGTGCGCAGCATTTCCGAtgagaaaaatcaaaattgtgATACCAATAATGGAAGTGGAGGTGGCACAACGCTGCTGAGTGTCAAAACGGCTGCCCAGAAGTATGGCAGCCACAAGGCAACTCCATCAGCGACAGCATCGATAGCATCATCGTCTGGTGTGGTGCGTGGcccaccgccacagccactgccacgtGAGCGCATGCCACAAAGGAATTCGTTGGCAGCCGAGAGCAATGCAAGCGCCAA CAACAGAGAAAAGATCTCACCACAATTCTCAATACGCGATGTGACAGCGATGTTTGAATCTCGTTCACAAAACCAATAG
- the LOC117902318 gene encoding CD209 antigen-like protein E, with the protein MRCSIIIFVLFAITFGRTRSQHCDVDESEHKCGGYCYAAVKPALEYLAILQKRVASYEANQPADTASKILLIDEKLKTLEGQTAIQEELLNSKIQKLEQQLASVQETISKLKPKVFEPFKKIDSKYYYIEHENKKTWHGALKKCLEMGAQLASVQNENEMKALRSRLKPHQKYWIDLNDLDKEGEFISATTGVKGTFFHWYKGEPNNFANSEDCVDLTFEYAMSDRSCDQTHYFICELSSVD; encoded by the exons ATGCGGTGTTccataattatatttgtattatttgcgATAACCTTTGGGAGAACTCGGTCCCAGCATTGTGAT GTGGATGAATCTGAACATAAGTGCGGAGGATACTGTTACGCAGCTGTGAAACCGGCCCTGGAATACCTCGCCATCCTCCAAAAACGTGTGGCGTCCTACGAGGCCAATCAGCCTGCTGACACTGCCTCGAAAATTTTACTAATAGATGAAAAATTGAAGACTTTGGAAGGACAGACGGCCATCCAGGAGGAATTATTAAattcaaaaatacaaaaattggaGCAACAGCTTGCATCAGTGCAGGAAACAATATCAAAACTGAAGCCTAAAGTTTTCGAGCCATTCAAAAAAATAGATTCAAAGTACTATTACATAGAACATGAAAATAAGAAAACCTGGCACGGTGCTTTGAAGAAATGCCTTGAGATGGGGGCCCAATTGGCAAGTGTGCAAAACGAGAATGAGATGAAGGCACTTCGCAGCAGGCTGAAGCCTCACCAGAAGTATTGGATTGATCTGAACGATCTAGACAAGGAAGGAGAATTTATTTCGGCCACTACTGGTGTCAAAGGAACATTTTTCCACTGGTATAAAGGCGAACCCAATAATTTTGCGAACTCTGAAGATTGCGTCGATCTTACTTTTGAGTATGCAATGAGCGACAGATCTTGCGATCAGACTCATTACTTTATCTGTGAGCTGTCGTCTGTGGATTGA
- the LOC117901099 gene encoding brain-specific homeobox protein, with protein MLNENGLRGSPVDAHGNNKGSATTMLTTKTPFSIEHILFQNLNSANSNNANNNVNNNSNNNNNSNSQKCGKNAVKGASRSSFAPPYDNNTQKQHQQQQPHQQHHHPTAQATTHPTSSASAATSAATASTRVSQGAAASGYGNEDYAKSLHNSQRSSHHPRAGTSHYGSSSAEATSQQLGSAAGQHSAASQLPPAPQPPPPPPPNGGGPSGGVLYPSAAYTDHGFLQMTLGYLSPSSGTYKSVDPYFLSQASLFGGAPFFGPPGCVPELALGLGMGVNALRHCRRRKARTVFSDPQLSGLEKRFEAQRYLSTPERVELATALGLSETQVKTWFQNRRMKHKKQLRRRDNANEPVDFSRTELGGSSTGKQPPGEASSASTDGSKQSSKMASSGAGVGTPSQTPNPQQQLQMCFLQQGYSTDDYSDLEADSEEEENSSDVDIVGDTKLYQLT; from the exons ATGCTTAATGAGAACGGTTTGAGGGGCAGTCCCGTGGATGCACATGGCAACAATAAGGGCAGTGCAACCACAATGTTGACCACAAAAACGCCATTTTCCATCGAGCATATACtgtttcaaaatttaaatagtGCCAATAGCAACAATGCGAATAATAATGTGAATAATAATagtaacaataataataatagcaacagTCAAAAGTGTGGCAAGAATGCGGTGAAAGGTGCCAGCAGGAGTAGCTTTGCTCCACCCTACGACAATAATACCCAgaagcaacatcagcagcaacagccgcaccagcagcatcatcatccgACGGCACAGGCAACAACGCATCCCACATCGTCGGCATCCGCGGCAACTTCAGCCGCGACGGCATCCACACGCGTCAGTCAGGGAGCAGCTGCGTCGGGATATGGCAACGAGGACTATGCCAAGTCCCTGCACAATAGTCAACG TAGCAGCCATCATCCACGTGCTGGAACCTCACACTATGGCAGTTCATCCGCGGAAGCAACATCCCAGCAGCTGGGCTCAGCGGCGGGACAACATTCAGCAGCATCCCAGTTACCGCCAGCAccacagccgccgcctccaccgcccCCGAATGGTGGTGGACCCAGTGGCGGAGTGCTGTATCCCAGTGCGGCTTACACGGACCATGGCTTCTTGCAAATGACCCTGGGCTACCTGTCGCCCTCTTCGGGCACATACAAGTCGGTGGATCCCTATTTTCTCTCACAAG CCAGCCTGTTTGGGGGAGCGCCCTTCTTTGGGCCGCCCGGCTGTGTGCCAGAGCTGGCCCTGGGCCTCGGGATGGGCGTGAATGCGCTGCGGCATTGCCGGCGACGCAAGGCGCGCACCGTGTTCAGCGATCCCCAGTTGTCCGGCCTGGAGAAGCGCTTCGAGGCACAGCGTTATCTGTCCACACCAGAGAGAGTGGAGCTCGCCACAGCGCTGGGGTTGAGTGAGACGCAGGTGAAGACCTGGTTCCAGAACCGACGCATGAAGCACAAGAAGCAGCTGCGACGACGCGACAATGCCAACG AACCCGTTGACTTCTCACGCACCGAActgggcggcagcagcactggcaaaCAGCCGCCGGGCGAAGCATCCTCTGCCTCCACAGACGGCTCCAAGCAGAGCTCCAAGATGGCCTCGAGTGGCGCTGGCGTTGGGACGCCCAGTCAAACCCCCAATccccagcaacagctgcagatgTGCTTCCTACAGCAGGGCTACTCAACCGATGATTACTCCGACCTGGAGGCggacagcgaggaggaggaaaactCCAGCGATGTGGACATTGTGGGCGACACTAAATTATATCAACTCACATAG
- the LOC117902317 gene encoding fructose-1,6-bisphosphatase 1 isoform X1 — MAASNGDSKMSQQGPVFDSNAMTLTRFVLQEQRKFKNATGDLSQLLNCIQTAIKATASAVRKAGIAKLHGIAGDVNVQGEEVKKLDVLSNELFINMLKSSYTTCLMVSEENEHVIEVETDKQGKYIVCFDPLDGSSNIDCLVSIGSIFAIYRKKSEGVPTVADALQPGNQLVAAGYALYGSATAIVLGLGTSGVNGFTYDPAIGEFILTEPNMRVPEKGKIYSINEGYASDWEAGVLNYVAAKKDPSKGKPYGARYVGSMVADVHRTIKYGGIFIYPATKSAPNGKLRLLYECNPMAYLMIQAGGLASDGKISILDIVPKKIHERSPIFLGSKADVEEALSYLK; from the exons ATGGCGGCAAGTAACGGTGATT CAAAAATGAGCCAACAGGGGCCCGTGTTCGACTCCAATGCCATGACGCTGACGCGTTTTGTGCTTCAGGAGCAGCGAAAGTTCAAGAACGCCACTGGCGATCTGTCGCAGCTGCTCAACTGCATCCAGACGGCGATCAAAGCGACGGCATCGGCGGTGCGTAAGGCTGGCATTGCCAAGCTCCATGGCATTGCCGGGGACGTGAATGTCCAGGGCGAGGAGGTGAAGAAGCTGGATGTGCTTTCCAACGAGCTGTTCATCAACATGCTCAAGTCGTCCTACACCACCTGCCTGATGGTCTCCGAGGAGAACGAGCATGTGATCGAGGTGGAGACAGACAAACAG GGCAAATACATTGTCTGCTTCGATCCGCTGGACGGATCCTCCAACATAGACTGCCTGGTGTCGATCGGCTCCATTTTTGCCATCTACCGCAAGAAGAGCGAGGGTGTGCCCACCGTCGCGGATGCTCTGCAGCCCGGTAACCAGTTGGTGGCCGCCGGCTACGCCCTGTATGGCTCGGCCACGGCCATTGTCCTCGGTCTGGGCACGTCGGGTGTGAATGGCTTCACCTACGATCCGGCCATTGGCGAGTTCATCCTCACTGAGCCCAACATGCGTGTGCCTGAGAAGGGAAAGATCTACTCGATCAACGAGGGCTATGCCAGCGATTGGGAGGCGGGTGTGCTCAACTATGTGGCCGCCAAGAAGGATCCCAGCAAGGGCAAACCCTACGGTGCCCGCTACGTGGGCTCCATGGTGGCCGATGTTCATCGCACCATCAAATACGGCGGCATCTTCATCTACCCCGCCACAAAGTCCGCACCAAATGGTAAGCTGCGTCTACTCTACGAGTGCAATCCCATGGCCTATCTGATGATTCAGGCCGGCGGCTTGGCCAGCGACGGCAAGATTAGCATACTAGACATTGTCCCCAAAAAGATACACGAGCGTAGTCCCATCTTCCTGGGCTCCAAGGCGGACGTCGAGGAGGCGCTCAGCTACTTGAAGtga
- the LOC117902317 gene encoding fructose-1,6-bisphosphatase 1 isoform X2 gives MSQQGPVFDSNAMTLTRFVLQEQRKFKNATGDLSQLLNCIQTAIKATASAVRKAGIAKLHGIAGDVNVQGEEVKKLDVLSNELFINMLKSSYTTCLMVSEENEHVIEVETDKQGKYIVCFDPLDGSSNIDCLVSIGSIFAIYRKKSEGVPTVADALQPGNQLVAAGYALYGSATAIVLGLGTSGVNGFTYDPAIGEFILTEPNMRVPEKGKIYSINEGYASDWEAGVLNYVAAKKDPSKGKPYGARYVGSMVADVHRTIKYGGIFIYPATKSAPNGKLRLLYECNPMAYLMIQAGGLASDGKISILDIVPKKIHERSPIFLGSKADVEEALSYLK, from the exons ATGAGCCAACAGGGGCCCGTGTTCGACTCCAATGCCATGACGCTGACGCGTTTTGTGCTTCAGGAGCAGCGAAAGTTCAAGAACGCCACTGGCGATCTGTCGCAGCTGCTCAACTGCATCCAGACGGCGATCAAAGCGACGGCATCGGCGGTGCGTAAGGCTGGCATTGCCAAGCTCCATGGCATTGCCGGGGACGTGAATGTCCAGGGCGAGGAGGTGAAGAAGCTGGATGTGCTTTCCAACGAGCTGTTCATCAACATGCTCAAGTCGTCCTACACCACCTGCCTGATGGTCTCCGAGGAGAACGAGCATGTGATCGAGGTGGAGACAGACAAACAG GGCAAATACATTGTCTGCTTCGATCCGCTGGACGGATCCTCCAACATAGACTGCCTGGTGTCGATCGGCTCCATTTTTGCCATCTACCGCAAGAAGAGCGAGGGTGTGCCCACCGTCGCGGATGCTCTGCAGCCCGGTAACCAGTTGGTGGCCGCCGGCTACGCCCTGTATGGCTCGGCCACGGCCATTGTCCTCGGTCTGGGCACGTCGGGTGTGAATGGCTTCACCTACGATCCGGCCATTGGCGAGTTCATCCTCACTGAGCCCAACATGCGTGTGCCTGAGAAGGGAAAGATCTACTCGATCAACGAGGGCTATGCCAGCGATTGGGAGGCGGGTGTGCTCAACTATGTGGCCGCCAAGAAGGATCCCAGCAAGGGCAAACCCTACGGTGCCCGCTACGTGGGCTCCATGGTGGCCGATGTTCATCGCACCATCAAATACGGCGGCATCTTCATCTACCCCGCCACAAAGTCCGCACCAAATGGTAAGCTGCGTCTACTCTACGAGTGCAATCCCATGGCCTATCTGATGATTCAGGCCGGCGGCTTGGCCAGCGACGGCAAGATTAGCATACTAGACATTGTCCCCAAAAAGATACACGAGCGTAGTCCCATCTTCCTGGGCTCCAAGGCGGACGTCGAGGAGGCGCTCAGCTACTTGAAGtga